In Brevibacillus marinus, the genomic window ATGGACGAGTTTGCGATGGGCGGATCGACGGAAAATTCTGCTGTCGCCCCGGCGCGCAATCCGTGGAATCCGGAGTACGTCCCCGGCGGTTCCAGCGGCGGTTCGGCGGCGGCGATGGCGGCGCGTGAGTTCTTTTTTACGCTCGGTTCCGATACCGGCGGGTCGATTCGCCAGCCGGCCGCGTTCTGCGGTGTGGTCGGACTGAAACCGACCTACGGACGCGTGTCCCGCTTTGGCCTGGTCGCCTTTGCCTCATCGCTGGACCAGATCGGCCCGATCACGAAAAACGTGGAAGATGCGGCATATGTCCTGCAGGCGATCGCCGGACACGATCCGTATGATTCCACCTCAGCCAACGTCCCCGTCCCCGATTATCTCTCGGCGCTGACCGGTGATGTCAAGGGGCTGCGCATCGCGGTACCGAAGGAATTGATCGGCGAGGGGATCGACGCGGAAGTGCGGCAGGCAGTCTTGGCGGCGCTCGCGCAGTTTGAACAGATGGGGGCGGTCTGGAGCGAGGTGTCCATGCCGCATACCGAGTACGCCGTCCCGGCTTACTACCTGCTGGCTTCCTCGGAGGCATCGTCCAACCTGGCCCGTTTTGACGGCGTGCGCTACGGCGTGCGGGCAGACAATGCCGACAACTTGCTCGAGATGTACAAAGAGACGCGCAGCCAAGGGTTCGGACCGGAAGTGAAGCGCCGCATCATGCTGGGCACGTATGCGCTCTCGGCGGGCTATTACGATGCCTACTACAAAAAGGCGCAGCAGGTTCGCACCTTGATTATCCAGGACTTTGCGCAGGTTTTTGCCGATTACGACGTGATCCTGCACCCGACCACCCCGACCACCGCGTTTAAGCTGGGTGAGAAGCTGGACGATCCGGTTACCATGTACCTCGAAGACATCTGCACGGTCCCGGTCAACCTGGCCGGTTTGCCCGCGATCAGCGTGCCCTGCGGCTTCTCCGCCAACGGCCTGCCGATCGGGATGCAGATCGTCGGCAAGGCGTTTGACGAAGCGACGGTGCTGCGCGTGGCCCACGCCTACGAACAGGCTACCGATCATCACAAGCGGAAACCGGAACGGGTGAGGGGGTAAAACGATGAGCCAGTTTGAAACCGTGATCGGATTGGAAGTTCATGCCGAATTGGCCACCAACAGCAAAATCTTCTGCGGCTGCCCGACTACCTTCGGCGCACCGCCCAATACGCACACCTGCCCGATCTGTCTGGGCCATCCGGGCGTGCTGCCGGTGGTCAACAAACAGGCGGTGGAATTCGCGATGAAAGCGGCGCTGGCCCTCAACTGCGAGATCTCCCGGGAGACCAAGTTCGACCGCAAGAACTATTTTTATCCCGACCTGCCGAAGGCGTACCAGATTTCGCAGTACGACCAGCCGATTGGCAAAAACGGCTGGATCGAAATCGAAGTAAACGGGCAGAAAAAGCGGATCGGGATCACCCGGCTCCATCTGGAGGAGGATGCCGGCAAGCTGACCCACGCCGAATTCGGCGGCGGCTCGTTGGTTGACTACAACCGGGTCGGCGTGCCGTTGGTGGAGATTGTCTCCGAACCGGACATTCGCTCGCCGGAAGAAGCGAAAGCGTACCTGGAAAAATTAAAGGCGATTTTACAGTATACGGAAGTATCGGATGTGAAGATGGAGCAGGGCTCGCTCCGCTGTGACGCCAACGTCTCGATTCGTCCGGTCGGGCAGACGGAGCTGGGGACGAAGACGGAATTGAAGAACATGAACTCCTTCCGCAACGTCCAGCTCGCTCTGGAGTACGAAGTGCAGCGGCAAATCCAAGTGGTGACCTCCGGCGGCCAGGTGACGCAGGAGACCCGCCGCTGGGATGAGGCGAGCCGGCAGACGGTGGTGATGCGTTCCAAGGAGGAAGCGCACGACTACCGCTACTTCCCCGATCCCGACCTGGTCCGGATGGAGATCTCCGAAGAGTGGATCGAGGCGGTCAGACAATCGATCCCGGAACTGCCGGACGCGCGGAAAGCCCGCTACGTCCAGGAGTACGGATTGTCGGCGGAAGACGCGTCCGTAATCACGATCGCCAAGGAATCGGCCGATTTCTTTGATCGGGCGGTCGCCACCGGCGCTGATCCCAAGTCGATCGCCAACTGGCTGATGGGCGACCTGTTCGGTTACCTCAACGCCAACGATCTGACGTTCGCGGACTTGCAGCTGACACCGGAAGCGCTCGGCGAGCTGGTGAAGCTGATCGAAAAAGGGACGATTTCCACCAAAATCGCCAAGACCGTATTCAAGGAGATGCTGGAGACGGGTAAAGACCCCGCAGCGATTGTCGAAGAAAAAGGCCTGGTGCAGATCAGCGACGAAGGCGCGCTGAAGCAAATCGTCGATGAAGTGATCGCCGCCAACCCGCAGTCGGTACAGGACTACCTGGGCGGCAAAAAGCAGGCCATCGGCTACTTGGTCGGCCAGGTGATGAAGCAGACCAAAGGCAAGGCCAATCCGCCATTGGTGAACAAGCTGTTGGTGGAAGCGATCGAGAAGTTGTAACCATGCCCGCGATCGGGGGCAGCTCGGCAGCTTGATCGCGCCCGTTTTGCCGCTGCCCAAGCGGTACAGGCCCATCACGGGGAAAATAGCATGCCTGGAAGGAGGATAGGAAGATGAAGATCCTGTCTGTCACAGGGGAGAGCGTACCGCCCGGCAAAGGGGGATCGCCGGCTGATACGTTTGACCGGTCCATCGTAACCTACGAAGTTGGCAACCAGACAAAGACGCTGACGGTGACGTACGTCCGCTACTTCGCCAAACGGCTGGCGGAGAGCGGGATCTACGATCAGGAACAGGCGGGAATTCCGGTCAACAAGCTGGCTGCGCTGCTCTTTCTGGAAAAACATCCGGACGCGAAAGAATCCCGTCACTACATCAACGACGAGAAGGCGTTCCAGGCCTTATTCGAGGGATTTTCCCTGGAGCAACTGAAAGCGAAGTACGGACACCTTCCCCTAGCGTAAATACGCGCAGGGGATTTTCCTGTTTTTGGGCAAACTAGGGTCAGAATCTCCACAAAACGTACACAGTGTTTTGATCACTTCTTAGATTATAATAATTATAATTGGATTCTGCTAAGCATGACGTTGGTTGGAGATCGGGGGTTAAAGACAGGATGAAAAAAAGCGGAGTGCTGATCATCGGGCACGGTTCAAGCAGCGCCGACTGGGTGAAGTTGGTGGATCACGCGGTCGGACAGCTTGATCTGCCGGTTCCGGTCGTCACCTGTTTTCTGGAGCTGGTGGAGGGCCGACTGATTGAAGACGGCATACGCCAGCTGGAAAGCGAAGGTGTGCAGCGGATCATCGCCGTGCCGCTGTTCGTCGCCTCAGGCAGCACCCACATTGACGAGATCGGCTGTATGCTGGGGGTACGGCAGCCGCCCGAATCGGACAAGCAGCTTAAGCCGATTGAGACAAAAGCGGAGATTGTCTACTGTCCGCCGATGGACGATCACCCGCTGATCGAAGAGATCCTGCTGGACCGGGCCAAGGAGATCTCTACCGATCCCGCATCGGAAGTAGTCGTGCTGGTCGGTCACGGTGCAGATGAAGGGACTTATCACGCCCGCTGGGAGGGTCTGCTGCAGCGGTTGGCCGTGGCCGTGCGCAAACGGGGCGGATTCAAGGGAGCCACATACGGAACGCTTCATCCGGACAACCTGCACATGCGGGCGCGCGCCGTTTCCCGCAAAAATCGGGCGCTGATCGTGCCGCTGTTCCTCAGCGAGGGATACTTCACCCGGCAGGTGATCCCCTCGCGGCTGCAAGGCTTGGCTTACGCCTACAGCGGTAAAGCCTACCTGCCCCATCCCCATGTGGCGCAGTGGCTGGAAGATGTGATCAAACGCGCCCTGTACGCCTGAGGCGCGGCAAAAAAGACGCTCCCCATCGATCCGGCGGGCGGGAGCAAGCGGCGATAAATCGGCAATAAGAGGCGGCAAATGCCGCGCTGCGCGGCATTTGCGTTTGTTGTGCGCCCGGCATGGGCGGTAGCTATAGGGTGAAAGTCCCGAACGGGGGTTGGCTGTACCAACCGTTAGCCTAAGGCAAGGGTGTCCGCCGTGAGGCGGAATCTGAAGGAAGCCGGCGGCAAAGTCCCGACCTGAGGTACACGAACCCGATTGGAGGCTGTTGTACTCGGGCGAGCCTGCAACACAAGGCGAAGCCCCATACAGCCAAGGGGTACAGCAGTAAATCGGGCAGGTGCATGGGATGAAAGTTACCGCTCTTACCCGGGGAGGTCTGCATGGAACGCCTACTGAGGTTGGCAACCGCCTCCGTGAGGAGGCGCTGAACATGCAGAAGTCAGCAGAGGCCATAGTACCCTGTCGGGGACGCCCGAGGGGGAAGGGCCGAACATCAAGTCAGCACATGTTCCAACCCCTTTCGATACGGTGCGGAGAAGCAGAATTCCAGTCTGGAACTTCCTCTGGAGAGCAGGGGTGAAGCCCCGAGGGTACAGAGAAGGGCTGAGCACCGTACGGCAAGACTGGCGACATGTGCGCGGAGGAAGGAGTATCGTTATGGACCTGCTGGAGAAGGTTCTGTCAAGGGACAACCTCAAAGCCGCCCTCAAACGGGTGGAAGCCAACAAAGGTGCTCCAGGAGTCGACGGTGTTTCAACCGAACAACTGCGCGACTACCTTCGCCAGCACTGGACGACCATACGGTCGCAAATCGAGGCGGGAACCTACAAGCCATCTCCCGTCCGCAGGGTCGAAATCCCGAAACCTGACGGGGGAGTGCGGCTGCTAGGCATCCCCACCGTGGTGGACCGCCTGATCCAGCAGGCCATCCTGCAAGTGTTGACTCCCATCTTTGACCCAGATTTCTCCGACTCCAGCTTCGGATTCCGCCCAAGACGTCGTGCCCACGACGCGGTGCGGAAGGCACAGCAGTTCATTCAGGAAGGATACCGGTACGTGGTCGACATCGACCTGGAGAAGTTCTTCGACCGGGTCAACCATGACATCCTGATGAGCCGGGTAGCTCGCAAAGTGAAGGACAAGCGTCTCCTGAAACTTATCCGCGCTTACCTGCAATCCGGGGTGATGGTCAACGGGGTGTGCGTCACGACGGAAGAGGGAACACCGCAAGGTGGTCCTTTAAGTCCGTTGTTGGCCAACATTCTGCTGGACGACTTGGACAAGGAGCTGGAAAGGAGAGGACACCGTTTCTGCCGCTACGCGGACGACTGCAATATCTATGTCCGTACACAACGCGCGGGGGAACGGGTAAAGGCGAGCGTGGAGCGATACTTGACCAGGGAACTCAAACTCAAAGTAAACCAACAGAAAAGTGCAGTGGATAAACCGTGCAAGCGAAAGTTTCTCGGATTCAGCTTCGCTCCGGGAAAAGAAGCGCGGATACGCCTGCACCCCAAATCGGTCATCCGGTTGAAAGAACGGATTCGCCAATGGACCAACCCGCATTGGAGCATTTCCATGCAGGAGCGAATTCAAAAACTCAACCAATACCTCATGGGGTGGATCGGGTATTTTGCATTGGCCGAGGCGAAAACCCATCTTCTGCGAATAGAGGAATGGATTCGCCGAAGGCTCCGGCTCTGTCTGTGGACGCAGTGGAAACGAGTCCGTACGCGTTATCGCGAACTTCGTTCGCTGGGCCTTTCCCACAGCAGAGCGCTGGAAATTGCAAACACCCGCAAGGGGGCATGGCGGACAACGAAAACGCCGCACATGCACAAAGCCCTTGGCATTGCCTACTGGCAACAACAAGGGCTGATGAGTTTGGTACAGCGATATTTTGCACTCCGTCAAGCTTGGTGAACCGCCGTATACCGGACGGTACGTACGGTGGTGGGAGAGGACGGGGGTTAGCCGCCCCCTCCTACTCGATCCCTCTTTTTGTCCTGCTGCCTTGCGCCTGTGCTTTTGCCTTGGCCCAGTCTCGCTTTTGCGGCCGGCCATGGCCGGCGCGTGCGCGGTGCGCCTGTCACACCGCTTGCCGGAGCGCCCTGCGTTCGGGCGGCGGCGACGGCTAGCCGCGCCGCATACGCATTAACGCAAGCACAGCTACTCGCAAGCGCACTACTCCCAAGCACGCTACTCGCTGAGCTCAACGCGGAAGCTGCCCAGCTCTTGCTCACCCCAACTCAGCGTGAGCTGGTCACCAGCCACCACTGGGCCCACCCCGCTGGGCGTACCGGTAAACAGCAGATCGCCCGCCCCCAATCCGAAATGGGTGGCCGTGAACGCAAGCAGGGTGGGGATGTCGAACAGCATCTCCGAGATGTTCCCCTTTTGCACTACCACACCGTTTTTCCGCAAGGTAAAGTCCTGTTCAGCCAACGCCGCGACTCCGGGGAAGGGGAGAAAGCGGGTCAATACGGCTGAATCGCGAAAGCCTTTGGCACGCAGCCAGGGCAGCCCTTTTTGCTTCAAGCTGGTCTGCAGATCGCGCAGGGTAAAATCGATTCCCAGCGCAAACTGGTCGACGAGTTCCTCTACCGGCATCCCCGGTTCATAGGGACGGCTGATGTGCAGGACCAGCTCCGCCTCATAATGTACCTCTCCGGCATTTCCCGGCAGACGGACGACCCCGCCGTCGGCATTCACTGCCGCATGGCTCGGCTTCATGAACAAAAACGGTTCTTCCGGCACCTGGTTGCCCAATTCTTTGGCGTGCAGCGCATAGTTGCGTCCCACACAGTAAATGTTGCGAATATCCACGCTTACCAATCCTTTCACAATGTTTGCCTTCTACCCAGGTATTACCCTTTTTCGTTGAGGATGTAACGCAGCGTTCGTTTGGAGATGCCCAATTTCTCGCTGACGAGCGTCCGATCGCCGTCGTTTTCGTTCAAACCCTTGCGGATCACAGCCCGGCCCACTTCTCCTTCCAGCCGCCTGATCCGTTCCAGCAGCCGGGGAAAATCGAGCTGGTCAATCGTGTGGATGCGCTCCGTGATCGTGTGGACAAAACGTACCGCTTCCTGCTCCAGAAAATCGGCGAAGGCGAGCGGCGGCCGCGCGCTTTCCCGCTCTGCGGAAAACGACCCGGCTTCAGATAGTAACTGAACGGGCAGGTGTTCCACCCGCAGCACCTGGCAATCGTGAATGGCAATGGCCTGGTTGATCACATTGAGCAGCTGCCGCACATTTCCCGGCCAGCTGTATTGCTGCAGAAGCTGCATCGCCGCCGGATCCACCTGGCAGGTACCGTTTAACCTTTTCCCCAGGTAGTAGTCGACGATCAGCGGAATGTCCGCGGGCCTTTCGCGCAAGGGGGGGAGTGTAAGTTTGACCCCCTCCAGCCGGTACAACAAATCGGCGCGGAAGCGTCCCAACGCTACTTCCCGCTCCAGATCGCGATTGGTGGCGGAGACGAAGCGGATGTTGCTCTTCAGCGTCTGTTCGCCGCCGATCCGCATAAACTCGCCGGTTTCAATGACGCGCAGCAGCTTCGCCTGGATCGTCGGCGGCGCTTCGCCGACCTCGTCGAGAAACAGCGTCCCCGAGTCGGCCAGCTCGAAAAAACCTCTGCGTCCTTTGATCGCCCCCGTAAAAGCGCCCTTTTCATGTCCAAACAATTCGCTCTCCAACAGCGCCTCCGGGATGGCGGCGCAGTTCAAGCCGACAAACGGTGCCTGGGCGCGCAAGCTGACGCCGTGCAAAAAGCGGGCCAGCAGCTCCTTGCCGGTTCCTGTCTCCCCTTCAATCAGCACGTTGATCGCTTTTTTGGCCAGTTTTTCGGCAATCGTCATGAGATGAGCCATGGGACTGTCGTGGCCGTAGATGATCCCGTAATGCGCCGCTTGCCGGGTCAGCTGATCGTGCTGCGGATGGGATTGATCCAGCGCCGAAAAAATCGCTTCTTCCAAACTGTCCAGATCGTCAAACGGCTTTTCCAGGTAATCGCGCGCTCCCAACTGGATGGCGGTGACCGCAGACTTGATTGTACTGTAGCCGGTCATGATGATCACCGCGCAGGAGGGAGCGGCCGCTTTAATCGCTGTCAGCAAATCCAAGCCGTTCGCATCGGGCAGCTTCAGATCGATCAGGGCCAGTTGAAAGGGGAATGGCTGCGTCTGCAGCAGCCGGTATACGTCCCGGCCCGCGTGGAAGACGGTTACGTCGCAGTTTTTGGCCTGCAAAAAGTAAGAAAAAAACGCTGTGACTTCGACCTCGTCGTCGACGACGAGCACGTGCAGCTTATTCACCCGCATTCTCCTCGCTTGCGTAGTGTGGCAACAACAGGGTAAAAGTGCTGTACTTCCCTTCTTCGCTGTCAACGGTTAATGTTCCTCCATGCGATTCGGCGATTCCCAGGCTGACGGAAAGGCCGAGGCCCGTCCCTTTCTGTTCCGCTTTGGTCGTGTAGAAAGGCTGGAAGATTTGCGAGAGGGCCTCCCGTTTGATGCCGACGCCGTTGTCGTGTACCGATATGCCGACAAATACGCCATCTTCCCTCGCCTGCCGGAATGATGCGATGGTGATGACGGGGTGGGGCGTGTTCTGCAGCGCGTCGCGGGCATTGAGCAGCAGGTTGATCAGAATCTGCTCGATCTGATGGCGGCTGCCTTGGAACAAAAGCGCCTCGGCGGACAGCTTTTTCTTGATCGTGATCCCCGAGACCGTCAGCTGGTAGCCGATCAGCACGAGAACATCTTCGATCACTTCGTTGGCGGACAGACATTCAAAGTGATATTCTTCCTGACGGGAAAAGATCAATAGATTCTGGATGATCTTTTTGCAGCGGACCCCGCATTGGTAAATATCCTGCGTCATCCGTTTGAGCGGTTCGGATGACAGTTGGCGCAGCAGGAGTTGGGCGTTGCCGAGAATCGCCGTCAAGGGGCTGTTCAGTTCGTGGGCCACACCGGCGGCCATCTCCCCGATCGCCGCCATTTTGGCGGACTGGACCAGTTGGGCTTCAATGCCTACTTTTTGACTCACGTCTTGAAACAGCAAGATGTTTTCCACCGATACGCCGATGTGTTCGGCGATCTGGCAAAGCAGGCGGAGCTGTTCCGGATCGTCCGTTGTTGGTTGGGCGGCCAACAGACTGAGAAAACCAAAGCTTTGCTGCAGCCGGCTTTGCAGCGGGACGGAGGTGATCTGCCAATCGGGGCAAGCGTGCTGCAGCATGTTGTTTAACTCCGCGACGGAGGCGGGCGCTTTTCCGGGAGAAGGCAGCGGGAAGGGGACGCTCCGCCACTCCTGCTGTTCCCGCCGGGAAGCGAAGAAAGACAGGCTCCCGCCCTTCACCAAGGTGAGGACGAACAGGTCAAACGAGAACAGTTGGGCAAGCTGTTCGGCGAGGTAAGCGCTTACATCCGTCCAGTCGGCATTGATCCGCACTTTCGTCAGTTGGTTGATGATCTCCAACTGTTTGTTCTTTTTCTTCATCTCGTCGACCACGTAGCTCAGCTCTTTGTAGTAACTTTTGCGGGAAGAGCGGATACCGGTCAGCTTTTCCAACAACTCCTGTTTCTGCAACAAGGTTGTTTCCCCCTCTTACAGCGCTTTGCGAAACAGTTCCTTGACATCTTCGACCGTCATGTCGCGCGGATTGGTGACGATGCAGGCATCCTGAATGGAATGGCGGCTGATCACCTCCACCTGTTCTTCGGTCATGCCCAACGCAGACAGCCTGACCGGAATCTCAAGGTCGCTGGCCAGTTCTTTGACCGCTTTCATCGCCAGGCGGGAAGCCTCGTGCAGACTTTTCCCGGCGACGTTTTCCCCCAGCGCTTCGGCGATGTTTTTGTACTTCTCGGGCGCCGCCAGGTAGTTGTATTCCAGCACATAGGGCAAAAGGATCGCGTTGATTTCGCCGTGCGGGGCGTCAATCAGGCCGCCGACCTGGTGCGACATGGCGTGAACCGCTCCCAGGATCGCATTGGAGAAGGCCAGGCCTGCCTGCAAGCTGGCCATCGCCATCGCCCGCTTCGCTTCCATGTTGTAGCGGCTGGCTGCCGACGGGCGGAGGTACTGCGCGATCAGCCGCATCG contains:
- the gatA gene encoding Asp-tRNA(Asn)/Glu-tRNA(Gln) amidotransferase subunit GatA, whose amino-acid sequence is MSLFDKRLSEIHSELRKKQISASELVEASLRRIREVDGELRAVITVDEEAALRQAKAVDERLAKGDGELGLLFGLPAGLKDNIVTEGLRTTCASKLLANYDPIYDATVTRKLREADAVIVAKCNMDEFAMGGSTENSAVAPARNPWNPEYVPGGSSGGSAAAMAAREFFFTLGSDTGGSIRQPAAFCGVVGLKPTYGRVSRFGLVAFASSLDQIGPITKNVEDAAYVLQAIAGHDPYDSTSANVPVPDYLSALTGDVKGLRIAVPKELIGEGIDAEVRQAVLAALAQFEQMGAVWSEVSMPHTEYAVPAYYLLASSEASSNLARFDGVRYGVRADNADNLLEMYKETRSQGFGPEVKRRIMLGTYALSAGYYDAYYKKAQQVRTLIIQDFAQVFADYDVILHPTTPTTAFKLGEKLDDPVTMYLEDICTVPVNLAGLPAISVPCGFSANGLPIGMQIVGKAFDEATVLRVAHAYEQATDHHKRKPERVRG
- the gatB gene encoding Asp-tRNA(Asn)/Glu-tRNA(Gln) amidotransferase subunit GatB, with the protein product MSQFETVIGLEVHAELATNSKIFCGCPTTFGAPPNTHTCPICLGHPGVLPVVNKQAVEFAMKAALALNCEISRETKFDRKNYFYPDLPKAYQISQYDQPIGKNGWIEIEVNGQKKRIGITRLHLEEDAGKLTHAEFGGGSLVDYNRVGVPLVEIVSEPDIRSPEEAKAYLEKLKAILQYTEVSDVKMEQGSLRCDANVSIRPVGQTELGTKTELKNMNSFRNVQLALEYEVQRQIQVVTSGGQVTQETRRWDEASRQTVVMRSKEEAHDYRYFPDPDLVRMEISEEWIEAVRQSIPELPDARKARYVQEYGLSAEDASVITIAKESADFFDRAVATGADPKSIANWLMGDLFGYLNANDLTFADLQLTPEALGELVKLIEKGTISTKIAKTVFKEMLETGKDPAAIVEEKGLVQISDEGALKQIVDEVIAANPQSVQDYLGGKKQAIGYLVGQVMKQTKGKANPPLVNKLLVEAIEKL
- a CDS encoding sirohydrochlorin chelatase: MKKSGVLIIGHGSSSADWVKLVDHAVGQLDLPVPVVTCFLELVEGRLIEDGIRQLESEGVQRIIAVPLFVASGSTHIDEIGCMLGVRQPPESDKQLKPIETKAEIVYCPPMDDHPLIEEILLDRAKEISTDPASEVVVLVGHGADEGTYHARWEGLLQRLAVAVRKRGGFKGATYGTLHPDNLHMRARAVSRKNRALIVPLFLSEGYFTRQVIPSRLQGLAYAYSGKAYLPHPHVAQWLEDVIKRALYA
- the ltrA gene encoding group II intron reverse transcriptase/maturase, with product MDLLEKVLSRDNLKAALKRVEANKGAPGVDGVSTEQLRDYLRQHWTTIRSQIEAGTYKPSPVRRVEIPKPDGGVRLLGIPTVVDRLIQQAILQVLTPIFDPDFSDSSFGFRPRRRAHDAVRKAQQFIQEGYRYVVDIDLEKFFDRVNHDILMSRVARKVKDKRLLKLIRAYLQSGVMVNGVCVTTEEGTPQGGPLSPLLANILLDDLDKELERRGHRFCRYADDCNIYVRTQRAGERVKASVERYLTRELKLKVNQQKSAVDKPCKRKFLGFSFAPGKEARIRLHPKSVIRLKERIRQWTNPHWSISMQERIQKLNQYLMGWIGYFALAEAKTHLLRIEEWIRRRLRLCLWTQWKRVRTRYRELRSLGLSHSRALEIANTRKGAWRTTKTPHMHKALGIAYWQQQGLMSLVQRYFALRQAW
- a CDS encoding fumarylacetoacetate hydrolase family protein yields the protein MKGLVSVDIRNIYCVGRNYALHAKELGNQVPEEPFLFMKPSHAAVNADGGVVRLPGNAGEVHYEAELVLHISRPYEPGMPVEELVDQFALGIDFTLRDLQTSLKQKGLPWLRAKGFRDSAVLTRFLPFPGVAALAEQDFTLRKNGVVVQKGNISEMLFDIPTLLAFTATHFGLGAGDLLFTGTPSGVGPVVAGDQLTLSWGEQELGSFRVELSE
- a CDS encoding sigma-54-dependent transcriptional regulator, producing MNKLHVLVVDDEVEVTAFFSYFLQAKNCDVTVFHAGRDVYRLLQTQPFPFQLALIDLKLPDANGLDLLTAIKAAAPSCAVIIMTGYSTIKSAVTAIQLGARDYLEKPFDDLDSLEEAIFSALDQSHPQHDQLTRQAAHYGIIYGHDSPMAHLMTIAEKLAKKAINVLIEGETGTGKELLARFLHGVSLRAQAPFVGLNCAAIPEALLESELFGHEKGAFTGAIKGRRGFFELADSGTLFLDEVGEAPPTIQAKLLRVIETGEFMRIGGEQTLKSNIRFVSATNRDLEREVALGRFRADLLYRLEGVKLTLPPLRERPADIPLIVDYYLGKRLNGTCQVDPAAMQLLQQYSWPGNVRQLLNVINQAIAIHDCQVLRVEHLPVQLLSEAGSFSAERESARPPLAFADFLEQEAVRFVHTITERIHTIDQLDFPRLLERIRRLEGEVGRAVIRKGLNENDGDRTLVSEKLGISKRTLRYILNEKG
- a CDS encoding sensor histidine kinase → MLQKQELLEKLTGIRSSRKSYYKELSYVVDEMKKKNKQLEIINQLTKVRINADWTDVSAYLAEQLAQLFSFDLFVLTLVKGGSLSFFASRREQQEWRSVPFPLPSPGKAPASVAELNNMLQHACPDWQITSVPLQSRLQQSFGFLSLLAAQPTTDDPEQLRLLCQIAEHIGVSVENILLFQDVSQKVGIEAQLVQSAKMAAIGEMAAGVAHELNSPLTAILGNAQLLLRQLSSEPLKRMTQDIYQCGVRCKKIIQNLLIFSRQEEYHFECLSANEVIEDVLVLIGYQLTVSGITIKKKLSAEALLFQGSRHQIEQILINLLLNARDALQNTPHPVITIASFRQAREDGVFVGISVHDNGVGIKREALSQIFQPFYTTKAEQKGTGLGLSVSLGIAESHGGTLTVDSEEGKYSTFTLLLPHYASEENAGE